Sequence from the Methanosarcina siciliae T4/M genome:
AACGGCACTTACATAAGAGACCCTTCACTCTCTGCGGACCGGGACCAGCAGGGATATGCTGTATACAGATATTCTACAGGTATTCTACAGAGTATTCAATGAATATATCTGAGGTCTGAGGAGTGAAACACTTCTTCCTGAAGCAGAATATTCGGTCATTAAGTCAGGATTCTTTTCCTTCTTCCTTTCTTTTCTTCCTCTTCTTTTTCTTTTCTTTGTAACTTTTTTATTCTTTAAGTCATTCATCCAGCCCTTTTCTTCCAACGATATAGTTTGCAACCCTCAGGGCGTCCCTTTCTCCCGTCTCTTTTTCGGGAGAGTCACTTAATTTCACTACCGGGATGCCGTTAACACTGTGGAGTTTAATCACCATATTCAGGGGAGGGCTTTCCCGGAAGAATTCCGAATTGTTGGTAAGGCTTGTACCTATCCCGAAACTGCAGTTGATTTTGTCCTGGCAGTATTTTTTGAGCCTAATTGCGGCTTCGGCGTTGAGGGCATCGCTGAAAACTATTACCTTTTTCATCGGGTCGATGCCCATTTTCCTGTAATGCCCTATAACCCCGTCCACAAAGGTGAAAGGATCTCCGCTGTCATGTCTGAAGCCGTCGTAGATTTTTGACAGTTTCAGATCCATGTCCTTAAAAAAGGCCTCAGAGCCGAAGGTATCCGTCAGGGCAATTCCAAGGTCTCCTTTGTAGACCTCCACCCAGTTTTCAAAAGCGAAGCGGTTAGCATACCTGAGGCCTATAAGTGCGGAAGTGCCCATGATCCACTCGTGGCCTACCGTACCTATAGGTTTTAAACCGTACTTTTTTGCAAAAAATACATTGCTAGTCCCTGTGAGGGTTTTTATCGGCAGTAGGGTTTTCATCACCTGGTCATGGAGTTCAAAGCTTCTCCTTCTTCTGGTTCCGAATTCGGCAAAAAGGCAGCCGTTTTCCTCAAGGGCCTTTCCTATTTCCAGGATTTTTTCTCCATAGGCTTCAAGGAGGGGTTCGGATGTTGAGGGGCTTTTCCCGTTCCATTCTTTTTCTATAGTTGTGAAGTAGATCTCGGAGACCGCAGCCATAAGGACAATCTCCCAGAGAATCGTGCTGTGCCAGAGCCCTTTTATCCGGATGTCCAGTTCTTTTTCTTCGGTGAGGCAGACTTTTACTTCCCCGGGTTTGAAACGGAAATTTTTGAGGTATTCAAGGTACATGGGTTTTAAAAAAGAGCAGTTTTCACCAAGCCACTGGTATTCGTCTTCTGTCAGCACCAGGGCGGAGATCTCTTCGTCTATGACTCTCCGGAGCTCTTCTACAAACTCCCGGGAAAAACGCTGGGGTCCCC
This genomic interval carries:
- the pncB gene encoding nicotinate phosphoribosyltransferase, which produces MIKSILDNDLYKFTMQMAVLELFPKAEAEYRFTNRGPQRFSREFVEELRRVIDEEISALVLTEDEYQWLGENCSFLKPMYLEYLKNFRFKPGEVKVCLTEEKELDIRIKGLWHSTILWEIVLMAAVSEIYFTTIEKEWNGKSPSTSEPLLEAYGEKILEIGKALEENGCLFAEFGTRRRRSFELHDQVMKTLLPIKTLTGTSNVFFAKKYGLKPIGTVGHEWIMGTSALIGLRYANRFAFENWVEVYKGDLGIALTDTFGSEAFFKDMDLKLSKIYDGFRHDSGDPFTFVDGVIGHYRKMGIDPMKKVIVFSDALNAEAAIRLKKYCQDKINCSFGIGTSLTNNSEFFRESPPLNMVIKLHSVNGIPVVKLSDSPEKETGERDALRVANYIVGRKGLDE